In one Streptomyces sp. NBC_01288 genomic region, the following are encoded:
- a CDS encoding glucose-1-phosphate thymidylyltransferase, with protein sequence MKALVLSGGTGSRLRPITHTSAKQLVPVANKAVLFYGIESLADAGITEVGIIVGDTAAEIEEAVGDGSKFGLKITYIPQDRPLGLAHAVLIARDYLGDDDFVMYLGDNFIVGGITGLVEGFQANKPDAQILLTHVPDPRSFGVAELSESGQVIGLEEKPEHPKSDLALVGVYLFTPAIHDAVRAIKPSWRGELEITHAIQQLIDDGADVRSSVIHGYWKDTGNVVDMLEVNRTVLESMDRRIDGEVDDVSETIGRVVIEEGARIERSRIVGPVIIGAGTVVSDSYVGPFTSVAENCRITDSELEFSIVLQDSSIAGVGRIESSLIGKHVEVTPAPGVPSAHRLVLGDHSKVQIRS encoded by the coding sequence ATGAAGGCTCTCGTTCTCTCCGGCGGCACTGGATCCCGCCTGAGGCCGATCACACACACATCGGCAAAACAGCTCGTCCCGGTGGCCAACAAGGCCGTCCTTTTCTACGGGATCGAATCACTCGCCGACGCGGGAATCACCGAGGTCGGCATCATCGTCGGTGACACCGCGGCGGAGATCGAGGAGGCGGTGGGTGACGGGTCGAAGTTCGGCCTGAAGATCACCTACATCCCGCAGGACCGTCCCCTCGGACTGGCTCACGCCGTACTGATCGCGCGCGACTACCTCGGCGACGACGACTTCGTGATGTACCTCGGTGACAACTTCATCGTCGGCGGCATCACCGGTCTCGTCGAGGGCTTCCAGGCCAACAAGCCCGACGCGCAGATCCTCCTCACCCACGTGCCCGACCCCCGCTCCTTCGGCGTCGCCGAACTCAGCGAATCCGGCCAGGTCATCGGCCTGGAGGAGAAGCCGGAGCACCCCAAGAGCGACCTCGCTCTGGTTGGTGTCTACCTGTTCACGCCCGCCATCCACGACGCCGTGCGCGCCATCAAGCCGTCCTGGCGCGGCGAGTTGGAGATCACCCACGCTATCCAGCAGCTGATCGACGACGGCGCCGACGTGCGCTCCTCGGTCATCCACGGCTACTGGAAGGACACGGGCAACGTCGTCGACATGCTTGAGGTCAACCGGACCGTCCTGGAGAGCATGGACCGCCGCATCGACGGCGAGGTGGACGACGTGTCCGAGACCATCGGCCGCGTGGTGATCGAAGAGGGCGCGCGCATCGAGCGCTCGCGCATCGTCGGACCCGTCATCATCGGGGCCGGAACCGTGGTGAGCGACTCCTACGTCGGCCCCTTCACCTCGGTCGCGGAGAACTGCAGGATCACTGACAGTGAGCTGGAGTTCTCCATAGTGCTGCAGGACTCGTCCATCGCCGGGGTGGGCCGGATCGAGTCCTCGCTCATCGGCAAGCACGTCGAAGTGACCCCCGCTCCGGGGGTACCCAGCGCCCACCGCCTCGTTCTCGGAGACCACAGCAAGGTGCAGATCCGTTCATGA
- a CDS encoding SpoIIE family protein phosphatase has translation MVSEGAEGRGTRTLRAELALKTLTVDLDPRERLRRVLEQALVFAGASFAGVYTPGDDADLLCLVESVGVPRTLYGLRDGYPAAGGSPVAEVRRAGHAVWLGPEELAAGCDARRLPAGEFHLAALPVRGDRGGGCLLAVGERPDGFGTEDRECLALIAEAVAIPVPAESVAGEDVAAGAFDLAMDTGRVEVGGDVLELFGLGPGDFDGKVETLLGMTVPEDLPSLMSVVEADHMAIGDRELEFRVLQPSGTPKWLRLRGRLLPGGDGRPARLVGTVGAASQLRSGVNDVARVQRLAAALAMAGTVRDVSQAVVAALRKPLRADRIALAELEGDRLVVTVLDPPEPEAWPELWRLEWRSEWPDAPVRTMPTLAAALREGRAAIWPAGTDLEPALAEVGPGGLAVLPLSAGGRVSGACLIGWDAPHVFGPDERALLTASAGLAGQALMRAHAFDAEHELVGMLQRQLLPRRLPTLPGAVAVARYLPTTAGLEVGGDWYDVIPLPDNHVALVIGDVQGHNAGAATLMGQMRTALRAYAVEGHPPDVVVSHANRLLIDLETDLFATCCYVDVDLEEGSAWYVRAGHLPPVLRHPDGSTEIPYADGGPPLGVVTQADFPMSPLRLQPGTVVALTTDGLVESKEADIDEGLDRLAHGLAVSDPAHLGLVADALLGNARREDDVALLLMRYDGLATRPRRENWTVWRVPEAARHARRFTKRTLRTWGVTEETDTILLVVSELVTNALVHTDGPVRLDLTLVNRRFRVAVADSSPRTPVKPTSIGWEATGGRGILLVEAMSAAWGTVPVSGGKQVWAEVALDR, from the coding sequence GTGGTCAGTGAGGGCGCTGAGGGACGCGGAACGCGAACGCTGCGTGCCGAACTTGCCCTCAAGACGCTCACGGTCGATCTCGACCCCCGCGAACGGCTGCGCCGCGTCCTCGAACAGGCCCTCGTCTTCGCCGGTGCGAGCTTCGCCGGGGTGTACACACCCGGTGACGACGCCGACCTCCTCTGCCTGGTCGAGTCGGTCGGGGTGCCGCGCACGCTGTACGGGCTGCGGGACGGCTATCCGGCGGCCGGGGGATCACCGGTCGCCGAGGTGCGGCGGGCCGGGCACGCGGTGTGGCTCGGCCCCGAGGAACTGGCCGCCGGCTGCGACGCGCGCCGGCTGCCGGCGGGGGAGTTCCATCTGGCGGCACTGCCCGTGCGCGGCGACCGGGGCGGCGGCTGTCTGCTCGCGGTCGGCGAACGCCCGGACGGCTTCGGCACCGAGGACCGCGAGTGCCTCGCGCTGATCGCCGAGGCCGTCGCGATCCCGGTACCGGCCGAGTCGGTGGCGGGCGAGGACGTGGCCGCGGGCGCGTTCGACCTGGCCATGGACACCGGGCGGGTCGAGGTCGGCGGCGACGTCCTGGAACTGTTCGGACTCGGCCCCGGCGACTTCGACGGCAAGGTCGAGACCCTGCTCGGGATGACCGTGCCGGAGGACCTGCCCTCGCTGATGTCCGTCGTCGAGGCCGACCACATGGCCATCGGCGACCGGGAGTTGGAGTTCCGGGTGCTCCAGCCCTCGGGAACACCGAAGTGGCTGCGGCTGCGCGGCCGGCTCCTGCCCGGCGGCGACGGTCGCCCGGCCCGCCTCGTCGGCACCGTCGGCGCCGCCTCCCAGCTGCGCTCCGGCGTCAACGACGTGGCCCGCGTCCAGCGCCTCGCCGCCGCCCTCGCCATGGCTGGCACGGTCCGCGACGTCAGCCAGGCCGTGGTCGCCGCCCTGCGCAAACCGCTGCGCGCCGACCGCATCGCGCTCGCCGAACTGGAGGGCGACCGACTCGTCGTCACCGTCCTCGACCCGCCCGAACCGGAGGCCTGGCCCGAGCTGTGGCGCCTGGAGTGGCGCAGCGAATGGCCCGACGCACCCGTCCGCACGATGCCCACCCTCGCCGCCGCCCTGCGCGAGGGCCGCGCCGCGATCTGGCCCGCGGGCACCGACCTGGAACCCGCCCTCGCCGAGGTCGGACCGGGCGGCCTCGCCGTACTCCCGCTGTCCGCCGGCGGCCGGGTCTCCGGGGCCTGCCTCATCGGCTGGGACGCCCCGCACGTCTTCGGCCCCGACGAACGCGCCCTGCTCACCGCCTCCGCGGGCCTCGCAGGCCAGGCCCTGATGCGCGCCCACGCCTTCGACGCCGAGCACGAACTCGTCGGCATGCTCCAGCGCCAGCTGCTGCCGCGCCGCCTGCCCACCCTGCCCGGCGCGGTCGCCGTCGCCCGCTATCTGCCGACCACGGCCGGACTCGAGGTCGGCGGCGACTGGTACGACGTGATCCCGCTGCCCGACAACCACGTCGCCCTCGTCATCGGCGACGTCCAGGGCCACAACGCCGGCGCCGCCACCCTCATGGGCCAGATGCGCACCGCGCTGCGCGCCTACGCCGTCGAGGGACACCCGCCCGACGTCGTCGTCTCGCACGCCAACCGCCTCCTCATCGACCTGGAGACCGACCTCTTCGCCACCTGCTGCTACGTCGACGTCGACCTGGAGGAAGGTTCCGCCTGGTACGTGCGGGCCGGCCATCTCCCGCCCGTCCTGCGGCACCCGGACGGCAGCACCGAGATCCCCTACGCGGACGGCGGACCACCGCTCGGCGTGGTCACCCAGGCCGACTTCCCCATGAGTCCGCTGCGGCTCCAGCCCGGCACGGTCGTCGCCCTCACCACCGACGGCCTCGTGGAGTCCAAGGAGGCCGACATCGACGAGGGTCTCGACCGGCTCGCGCACGGCCTCGCCGTCTCCGACCCCGCGCACCTCGGCCTCGTCGCCGACGCGCTGCTCGGCAACGCCCGCCGCGAGGACGACGTAGCCCTCCTCCTCATGCGCTACGACGGCCTCGCCACCCGCCCGCGCCGCGAGAACTGGACGGTGTGGCGCGTCCCCGAGGCGGCCCGGCACGCCCGCCGCTTCACCAAGCGGACCCTGCGCACCTGGGGTGTCACCGAGGAGACCGACACCATCCTGCTCGTCGTCTCCGAACTGGTCACCAACGCCCTGGTGCACACCGACGGGCCGGTCCGCCTCGACCTCACCCTCGTCAACCGGCGGTTCCGCGTCGCCGTCGCCGACTCCTCGCCGCGCACCCCGGTCAAACCGACCAGCATCGGCTGGGAGGCCACCGGAGGGCGGGGCATCCTCCTCGTCGAGGCCATGTCGGCGGCCTGGGGCACGGTGCCGGTGAGCGGCGGCAAACAGGTGTGGGCCGAGGTCGCCCTCGACCGGTAG
- the lanKC gene encoding class III lanthionine synthetase LanKC, whose amino-acid sequence MDKRYEVYALADRHFYETPDRLSAPGTDTAAPLFDTARREVPEGWSSARIGDWLTLTPLDEDGGPLPGPAQGWKIHASATRANADRVAALVRDYCVPRRIPFKFVPGPHLLHLRNTKYAGRDTSGKFVTVYPSDEDQLHEILSELGTILEGFEGPYILTDLRWYDGPLYVRYGAFARTFVVDERGSLVPAVRDGSGRSVPDRRAPSFQVPEWVTLPAFLEPHLAARNTTTVGELPYRIEKALHFSNGGGVYAGTDTRDGRKVVLKEGRPHAGLASDGADAIVRLEREKLALERVAGTGVVPEVRDWFLLGEHRFLVMDFVEGRPLNSFFAERHPLLTPDPDPDAVAAYTAWALRIHAAVERAMEAVHARGIVFNDLHIFNVIVAPDEESVFLIDFEAAAPAEENGRQVVAHPGFFAPPDRRGIGVDRYALACLRLALFLPVTTLFVVDRGKAAHLAEVIAGQFPDVPREFLDKAVAEITRGTGTISPAFVRPGDWPYSRDSMVKAILASATPDRDDRLFPGDVAQFSDGGGLGLAHGAAGVLYALDATGADRYEEGERWLLDRTAPPPIGTPLGLYDGLAGVAHVLDRLGHRQRALDLISGILAERWQNLSSDLHGGLAGLGLVLAQLAAGTGESELRERAAEAADILVRRLAEPRPATPRRRAGLLRGASGPALFLLRQYESTGDRLLLDAATDALRRDLECCVVQRGGGLEVDEGWRTLPYLGDGSVGVGMVVDDLLAQVDDETGEFERARAGIRTAATSRFYAQPGLFQGRAGMILHLARTTAPGADAHRLAEQVTGLGWFAMSYEGQLAFPGHQMMRLSMDLGTGTAGCLLALGAAFGDVESAPGLPFLPPLRRPTQRGSAN is encoded by the coding sequence ATGGACAAGCGGTACGAGGTGTACGCGCTCGCCGACCGGCATTTCTACGAGACACCGGACCGCCTGTCCGCGCCCGGCACGGACACCGCCGCGCCCCTGTTCGACACGGCGCGCCGCGAGGTCCCCGAGGGCTGGAGCTCGGCCCGCATCGGCGACTGGCTGACGCTGACCCCGCTCGACGAGGACGGCGGCCCCTTACCCGGCCCGGCCCAGGGCTGGAAGATCCACGCCTCGGCCACCCGGGCGAACGCGGACCGCGTCGCCGCCCTCGTCCGGGACTACTGCGTCCCGCGCCGCATCCCGTTCAAGTTCGTCCCGGGACCGCACCTGCTGCACCTGCGCAACACGAAGTACGCGGGCCGCGACACCAGCGGCAAGTTCGTCACGGTCTACCCGTCCGACGAGGACCAACTCCACGAGATCCTCAGCGAGTTGGGCACAATCCTGGAGGGCTTCGAGGGCCCGTACATCCTCACCGACCTCCGCTGGTACGACGGCCCGCTCTACGTCCGCTACGGCGCCTTCGCGCGAACCTTCGTCGTCGACGAGCGGGGCTCGCTGGTGCCGGCGGTGCGGGACGGCTCGGGGCGGTCGGTGCCGGACCGGCGGGCGCCGTCCTTCCAGGTCCCGGAGTGGGTGACGCTGCCGGCGTTCCTGGAACCGCATCTCGCGGCGCGCAACACCACGACGGTGGGCGAACTGCCGTACCGCATCGAGAAGGCGCTGCACTTCTCGAACGGTGGCGGGGTGTACGCGGGCACCGACACCCGGGACGGGCGCAAGGTCGTCCTCAAGGAGGGGCGGCCGCACGCGGGGCTCGCCTCGGACGGTGCCGACGCGATCGTCCGGCTGGAACGGGAGAAGCTGGCGCTGGAGCGGGTCGCCGGGACCGGGGTGGTGCCCGAGGTGCGGGACTGGTTCCTGCTGGGTGAACACCGGTTCCTGGTCATGGACTTCGTCGAGGGTCGCCCTCTCAACTCCTTCTTCGCGGAACGGCATCCGCTGCTCACCCCGGACCCCGACCCGGACGCGGTGGCCGCGTACACGGCGTGGGCCCTGAGGATCCACGCGGCGGTGGAGCGGGCGATGGAGGCGGTGCACGCGCGCGGGATCGTCTTCAACGACCTGCACATCTTCAACGTCATCGTCGCGCCCGACGAGGAGTCGGTGTTCCTCATCGACTTCGAGGCGGCGGCCCCCGCCGAGGAGAACGGCCGCCAAGTCGTCGCCCACCCGGGCTTCTTCGCTCCGCCGGACCGCCGGGGCATCGGCGTCGACCGATACGCGCTGGCCTGTCTGCGGCTCGCCCTGTTCCTGCCGGTGACCACGCTGTTCGTCGTCGACCGCGGCAAGGCGGCGCACCTGGCCGAGGTGATCGCGGGCCAATTCCCGGACGTACCGAGGGAGTTCCTGGACAAGGCGGTGGCGGAGATCACCCGGGGCACAGGCACGATCTCCCCGGCCTTCGTACGGCCCGGCGACTGGCCCTACAGCCGCGACTCGATGGTCAAGGCGATCCTCGCCTCCGCGACCCCGGACCGGGACGACCGCCTTTTCCCGGGCGATGTCGCCCAGTTCTCCGACGGCGGCGGCCTCGGCCTGGCCCATGGCGCGGCCGGTGTCCTGTACGCGCTCGACGCGACCGGCGCCGACCGCTACGAGGAGGGCGAACGCTGGCTCCTCGACCGCACCGCCCCGCCCCCGATCGGCACCCCGCTGGGCCTGTACGACGGACTCGCGGGCGTCGCCCACGTCCTCGACCGGCTCGGCCACCGCCAACGCGCCCTCGACCTGATCTCCGGCATCCTCGCGGAACGCTGGCAGAACCTCTCCTCCGACCTGCACGGCGGCCTGGCCGGTCTCGGCCTGGTCCTCGCTCAACTGGCCGCAGGCACAGGCGAGTCGGAGCTGCGCGAGCGGGCGGCGGAGGCCGCGGACATCCTCGTACGACGCCTCGCCGAGCCACGCCCTGCCACGCCCCGGCGGCGCGCCGGGCTGCTGCGGGGTGCGAGCGGTCCCGCGCTGTTCCTGCTGCGGCAGTACGAGTCGACGGGCGACCGGCTCCTGCTCGACGCGGCAACTGACGCCCTGCGCCGGGACCTTGAGTGCTGTGTCGTGCAGCGCGGTGGCGGCCTGGAGGTCGACGAGGGGTGGCGGACGCTGCCCTACCTCGGCGACGGGAGCGTGGGCGTAGGCATGGTCGTCGACGACCTCCTGGCCCAAGTCGACGACGAGACTGGGGAGTTCGAGCGTGCCCGCGCAGGCATCCGCACCGCGGCCACCTCCCGTTTCTACGCGCAGCCCGGTCTCTTCCAGGGCCGCGCGGGGATGATCCTGCACCTCGCCCGGACGACCGCGCCGGGCGCCGACGCCCACAGGCTGGCCGAACAGGTCACCGGCCTCGGCTGGTTCGCGATGTCGTACGAGGGCCAACTCGCCTTCCCCGGGCACCAGATGATGCGGCTGTCCATGGACCTGGGCACTGGTACCGCCGGGTGCCTGCTCGCGCTCGGCGCGGCGTTCGGCGACGTCGAGTCGGCGCCCGGGCTGCCCTTCCTGCCGCCGCTCCGGCGGCCCACTCAGCGCGGCTCCGCGAACTGA
- a CDS encoding SapB/AmfS family lanthipeptide has protein sequence MALLDLQTMESDEHNDGGASTVSLLSCVSAASVLLCL, from the coding sequence ATGGCACTTCTCGACCTTCAGACGATGGAATCCGACGAGCACAACGACGGCGGCGCGAGCACCGTCAGCCTGCTCTCCTGCGTCAGCGCGGCGAGCGTTCTGCTCTGTCTCTGA
- a CDS encoding ABC transporter ATP-binding protein encodes MTTHAEGDPVNGSLLRSAVRAAGLRCVALGAVSTTSTAAALLLPAVLGRTLDHLLAHTPAARWVWGCAGLVLLIGVLDACGTVLGGTVTAGSTAWLRRRVTGHVLALGPRANTRFDAGELVARLVGNAAQAGAAPGAVAALFAALAGPVGGVVALALIDPWLAAVFLAGTPILTFLLRAFARDTSECVTRYQQVQGRIAAALAEAMGGFRTIQAAGTADRETARILRPLPELSRAGHRMWRVQGRAAAQAVTVAPLLQLAVVAVAGYLLTRHRLTVGEVLAASRYAVLATGVGVLVGQLSGLLRAKAATQRLAEILTEPTPVHGHRELPPGPGHLELRGVTARHGERTVLDGIDLVIPGGTTLAVVGRSGAGKSLLAAIAGRLTDPDTGEVLLDGVPLHTLRHDALRDAIGYAFDRPTLLGTTMEDTIAFGLRSPSPARVREAAGKAHADTFIRRLPHGYATPVADAPHSGGESQRLGLARAFAHPGRVLILDDALSSLDTITEHHITNSLTGPASTGTRLLIAHRAATAARADLVAWLDGGRVRAVGAHAELWGVAGYRGVFGAGDEIDVGVEARGAGWGLRGGARGVEGSGSTERALPGGPRGAEGGAG; translated from the coding sequence ATGACGACGCACGCCGAGGGCGATCCGGTGAACGGTTCGCTGCTGCGGTCGGCCGTCCGCGCCGCCGGGTTGCGCTGTGTGGCGCTGGGCGCGGTCAGTACGACGTCCACGGCGGCCGCGCTGCTGCTGCCCGCCGTGCTGGGCCGCACCCTGGACCACCTGCTGGCGCACACCCCGGCTGCGCGTTGGGTGTGGGGGTGCGCGGGGCTGGTGCTGCTGATCGGAGTGCTGGACGCGTGCGGGACGGTGCTCGGCGGCACGGTCACGGCCGGTTCGACGGCATGGCTGCGCCGACGCGTCACCGGGCACGTACTGGCCCTCGGCCCACGGGCCAACACCCGTTTCGACGCCGGGGAGTTGGTGGCCCGGCTGGTGGGGAACGCCGCGCAGGCCGGGGCGGCGCCGGGTGCGGTGGCCGCGCTGTTCGCGGCGCTGGCGGGGCCGGTCGGGGGCGTGGTCGCGCTGGCGTTGATCGACCCGTGGCTGGCGGCCGTGTTCCTGGCCGGGACCCCGATTCTCACCTTCCTCCTACGCGCCTTCGCCCGGGACACCTCGGAGTGCGTGACGCGCTACCAGCAGGTCCAGGGCAGGATCGCGGCAGCGCTCGCGGAGGCGATGGGCGGCTTCCGCACGATCCAGGCGGCGGGAACGGCGGACCGCGAGACGGCACGGATCCTGCGACCGCTGCCCGAACTCTCCCGCGCCGGCCACCGCATGTGGCGGGTGCAGGGACGAGCCGCAGCGCAGGCGGTCACCGTGGCGCCCCTCCTCCAACTCGCCGTCGTAGCCGTGGCGGGCTACCTGCTGACCAGACACCGGCTGACGGTGGGCGAGGTGCTGGCCGCGTCCCGGTACGCGGTGCTGGCGACCGGCGTAGGCGTCCTCGTCGGCCAACTGTCGGGCCTGCTCCGCGCGAAGGCGGCGACCCAGCGCCTGGCCGAGATCCTGACCGAACCGACCCCCGTCCACGGACACCGCGAACTCCCGCCGGGTCCGGGCCACTTGGAGCTGCGCGGTGTCACGGCCCGGCACGGCGAACGCACCGTACTGGACGGCATCGACCTGGTGATCCCCGGCGGCACGACCCTCGCCGTGGTCGGCCGCTCCGGCGCCGGCAAGTCGCTCCTCGCGGCGATCGCGGGCCGCCTGACCGACCCGGACACGGGCGAGGTCCTCCTCGACGGCGTCCCGCTCCACACCCTGCGCCACGACGCGCTGCGCGACGCGATCGGCTACGCCTTCGACCGCCCGACCCTGCTCGGCACGACGATGGAGGACACGATCGCGTTCGGCCTACGATCCCCGTCCCCCGCCCGGGTCCGGGAGGCGGCGGGAAAAGCCCACGCGGACACGTTCATCCGCCGCCTCCCCCATGGCTACGCCACCCCCGTCGCCGACGCCCCCCACTCCGGCGGCGAGTCCCAACGCCTCGGCCTGGCAAGGGCGTTCGCCCATCCGGGCCGCGTCCTGATCCTCGACGACGCCCTCTCCAGCCTCGACACCATCACGGAACACCACATCACGAACTCCCTCACGGGCCCTGCCTCCACAGGCACCCGCCTCCTCATCGCCCACCGCGCGGCTACGGCCGCCCGGGCGGATCTGGTGGCGTGGCTGGACGGGGGGCGGGTGCGGGCGGTGGGTGCGCATGCGGAGTTGTGGGGGGTGGCGGGATATCGGGGGGTGTTCGGGGCGGGGGATGAGATCGACGTGGGGGTGGAGGCGCGGGGTGCGGGGTGGGGCTTGCGTGGAGGGGCTCGGGGCGTAGAGGGATCAGGGAGTACCGAGAGGGCATTGCCCGGAGGGCCTCGGGGCGCAGAGGGCGGGGCAGGCTGA